One Hordeum vulgare subsp. vulgare chromosome 4H, MorexV3_pseudomolecules_assembly, whole genome shotgun sequence DNA window includes the following coding sequences:
- the LOC123449849 gene encoding mechanosensitive ion channel protein 5-like isoform X2 produces the protein MEQVQRKSILRSAKPLSRTRSEEQPMLSDLAQRREVVLNIDGNVVGAAAPMASRTLSTATSSPAQGWADASFDFWRNEGGPARRVDDFSFKNRPASPQPQASSSPSFSPKNKPVEAGEDPPTRLIGSFLRKQKAAGAELLLDLDLEMDDIGRSSHSHPFSSNSRDRDAPRVSFKGRQRSSSSSSSGSDSDADGGRRRAGDDGIRNTSAPTPAGPRPLLRAKTRSRLMDPPPQSPAAADEERKKSAALRPPKSGQFSGRVTGKSGQWRKSGPIEEEEEDPFIDDDIPDDFNRGKLDGLTILQWVSLVLIVGALACSLAIRPLSRKRLWELHLWKWELLVLVLICGRLVSGWAIRIAVLCVERNFVLRKRVLYFVYGVRGAAQNALWLGMVLASWHFLFVEHVRTPVLPYVTKVLLCFLAATLVRLVKTLLLKVLASSFHVSTYFDRIQDALFNQYVIDTLSGPQLVDEDYVIAEVRELQRAGADIPKELHPALPTKNLSGQSLNGTRRVSGLISRGAGINPLSKEKKRREAEEGITIDKLHRLNQRNVSAWNMKRLMKIVRFETLATMDEQVQQATTGEGGESVTQIRTEDEAQLAAKQIFHNVAKPGSKHIYLADLMRFMKQEEAIKAMHLFEGAQEHCRVGKKSLKNWVVNAFRERKALALTLNDTKTAVNKLNQMANVVVGLIVSALWLLILGVATTHFFVFLSSQLLVAVFVFGNTLKTIFEAIIFLFVMHPFDVGDRCEIEEVQCTGHKTNFQFL, from the exons ATGGAGCAGGTGCAACGGAAGAGCATCCTGAGGTCAGCCAAGCCGCTGTCGCGGACGCGGTCGGAAGAGCAGCCCATGCTGTCCGACCTCGCTCAGCGGCGGGAGGTGGTACTCAACATCGATGGGAATGTCGTCGGAGCGGCGGCGCCGATGGCCAGCAGGACGTTGTCGACCGCCACCAGCTCGCCGGCCCAGGGGTGGGCCGACGCGAGCTTCGACTTCTGGAGGAACGAGGGCGGCCCCGCGCGCCGCGTCGACGACTTCAGCTTCAAGAATCGGCCGGCGTCACCGCAGCCGCAGGCATCGTCGTCCCCTTCGTTCTCGCCCAAGAATAAGCCGGTGGAGGCCGGCGAGGACCCGCCCACGCGCCTCATCGGGAGCTTCCTCCGGAAGCAGAAGGCGGCCGGGGCCGAGCTGTTGCTCGACCTCGACCTGGAGATGGACGACATCGGGAGGTCGTCACACTCACACCCGTTCTCGTCCAACTCCCGGGATCGGGACGCGCCGCGTGTCTCCTTCAAGGGCCGGCAGAGGTCCTCGTCCTCTTCTTCATCGGGCTCCGATTCCGATGCCGACGGCGGCCGTAGGCGCGCCGGTGACGACGGAATACGCAACACCTCCGCTCCCACTCCGGCGGGACCGAGACCATTGCTGCGAGCCAAGACGCGATCCCGGCTCATGGACCCGCCGCCGCAGTCACCCGCGGCCGCCGACGAGGAGCGCAAGAAGTCGGCTGCCTTGCGCCCTCCCAAGTCCGGGCAGTTTTCTGGGCGTGTGACCGGGAAATCCGGCCAGTGGCGCAAGTCGGGCcccatcgaggaggaggaggaggacccgtTCATCGACGACGACATCCCGGACGACTTCAACCGCGGGAAGCTGGACGGTCTCACCATACTGCAGTGGGTGAGCCTGGTGCTCATCGTCGGGGCACTGGCGTGCAGCCTCGCGATCAGGCCCCTGTCGCGGAAGCGGCTCTGGGAGCTGCACCTATGGAAGTGGGAGCTCCTCGTCTTGGTGCTCATCTGCGGCCGCCTCGTCTCCGGCTGGGCCATCCGGATCGCCGTCTTGTGCGTGGAGCGCAACTTCGTGCTGCGCAAGCGCGTGCTCTACTTCGTCTACGGCGTGCGCGGCGCCGCGCAGAACGCGCTCTGGCTCGGCATGGTGCTCGCCTCGTGGCACTTCCTCTTCGTGGAGCACGTCCGCACGCCGGTGCTGCCCTACGTCACCAAGGTGCTGCTCTGCTTCCTCGCCGCCACGCTCGTCCGGCTCGTGAAGACGCTCCTCCTCAAGGTGCTCGCCTCCTCCTTCCATGTCTCCACCTACTTCGACCGGATCCAGGACGCGCTCTTCAACCAGTACGTCATCGACACGCTCTCCGGCCCGCAGCTCGTCGACGAGGACTACGTGATCGCAGAGGTGCGCGAGCTCCAGCGCGCCGGCGCGGACATCCCGAAAGAGCTGCACCCCGCCTTGCCAACCAAGAACCTGTCGGGGCAAAGCTTAAACGGCACCCGCCGGGTCTCGGGTCTGATCTCCAGGGGAGCCGGAATCAACCCGCTGTCCAAGGAGAAGAAGCGGCGTGAGGCAGAGGAAGGGATCACCATTGACAAGCTCCATAGGCTCAACCAGAGAAACGTCTCGGCGTGGAACATGAAGAGGCTGATGAAGATTGTTCGTTTCGAGACGCTCGCCACAATGGACGAGCAAGTTCAGCAGGCAACAACAGGGGAAGGGGGCGAGTCGGTGACGCAGATTCGTACTGAAGATGAGGCGCAGCTGGCCGCCAAGCAGATCTTTCATAACGTAGCCAAGCCTGGTTCCAA GCACATATACTTGGCAGACTTGATGCGCTTCATGAAGCAGGAGGAAGCCATCAAAGCTATGCATCTTTTTGAAGGGGCACAGGAGCACTGTAGGGTCGGCAAGAAGTCTCTCAAGAACTgggtg GTGAATGCATTTAGAGAGCGCAAAGCTCTTGCCCTAACACTTAATGATACAAAAACAGCAGTTAACAAGCTCAACCAGATGGCCAATGTTGTTGTTGGCCTCATAGTGTCCGCTCTCTGGCTTCTTATTCTCGGCGTAGCGACAACGCATTTCTTTGTCTTCCTCAGTTCACAGCTTCTTGTGGCGGTATTTGTATTCGGGAATACACTGAAGACGATTTTTGAGGCAATTATCTTCTTATTCGTGATGCATCCTTTCGATGTCGGTGACCGCTGTGAAATTGAAGAGGTTCAG TGTACTGGCCACAAAACCAATTTTCAATTTCTATAG
- the LOC123449849 gene encoding mechanosensitive ion channel protein 6-like isoform X1, with amino-acid sequence MEQVQRKSILRSAKPLSRTRSEEQPMLSDLAQRREVVLNIDGNVVGAAAPMASRTLSTATSSPAQGWADASFDFWRNEGGPARRVDDFSFKNRPASPQPQASSSPSFSPKNKPVEAGEDPPTRLIGSFLRKQKAAGAELLLDLDLEMDDIGRSSHSHPFSSNSRDRDAPRVSFKGRQRSSSSSSSGSDSDADGGRRRAGDDGIRNTSAPTPAGPRPLLRAKTRSRLMDPPPQSPAAADEERKKSAALRPPKSGQFSGRVTGKSGQWRKSGPIEEEEEDPFIDDDIPDDFNRGKLDGLTILQWVSLVLIVGALACSLAIRPLSRKRLWELHLWKWELLVLVLICGRLVSGWAIRIAVLCVERNFVLRKRVLYFVYGVRGAAQNALWLGMVLASWHFLFVEHVRTPVLPYVTKVLLCFLAATLVRLVKTLLLKVLASSFHVSTYFDRIQDALFNQYVIDTLSGPQLVDEDYVIAEVRELQRAGADIPKELHPALPTKNLSGQSLNGTRRVSGLISRGAGINPLSKEKKRREAEEGITIDKLHRLNQRNVSAWNMKRLMKIVRFETLATMDEQVQQATTGEGGESVTQIRTEDEAQLAAKQIFHNVAKPGSKHIYLADLMRFMKQEEAIKAMHLFEGAQEHCRVGKKSLKNWVVNAFRERKALALTLNDTKTAVNKLNQMANVVVGLIVSALWLLILGVATTHFFVFLSSQLLVAVFVFGNTLKTIFEAIIFLFVMHPFDVGDRCEIEEVQVVVEEMNIMTTVFLRYDNLKIYYPNSVLATKPIFNFYRSPDMGEGVDFSIHVATPMEKLTLMKERILRYIDSKKEHWYPGAMVVLRDVDETNKLKVSIWLRHTLNFQDMGMRFVRRELVLQEMIRVLRDLDIEYRMLPLDVNVRNTPPLQSTRMPTTWNYS; translated from the exons ATGGAGCAGGTGCAACGGAAGAGCATCCTGAGGTCAGCCAAGCCGCTGTCGCGGACGCGGTCGGAAGAGCAGCCCATGCTGTCCGACCTCGCTCAGCGGCGGGAGGTGGTACTCAACATCGATGGGAATGTCGTCGGAGCGGCGGCGCCGATGGCCAGCAGGACGTTGTCGACCGCCACCAGCTCGCCGGCCCAGGGGTGGGCCGACGCGAGCTTCGACTTCTGGAGGAACGAGGGCGGCCCCGCGCGCCGCGTCGACGACTTCAGCTTCAAGAATCGGCCGGCGTCACCGCAGCCGCAGGCATCGTCGTCCCCTTCGTTCTCGCCCAAGAATAAGCCGGTGGAGGCCGGCGAGGACCCGCCCACGCGCCTCATCGGGAGCTTCCTCCGGAAGCAGAAGGCGGCCGGGGCCGAGCTGTTGCTCGACCTCGACCTGGAGATGGACGACATCGGGAGGTCGTCACACTCACACCCGTTCTCGTCCAACTCCCGGGATCGGGACGCGCCGCGTGTCTCCTTCAAGGGCCGGCAGAGGTCCTCGTCCTCTTCTTCATCGGGCTCCGATTCCGATGCCGACGGCGGCCGTAGGCGCGCCGGTGACGACGGAATACGCAACACCTCCGCTCCCACTCCGGCGGGACCGAGACCATTGCTGCGAGCCAAGACGCGATCCCGGCTCATGGACCCGCCGCCGCAGTCACCCGCGGCCGCCGACGAGGAGCGCAAGAAGTCGGCTGCCTTGCGCCCTCCCAAGTCCGGGCAGTTTTCTGGGCGTGTGACCGGGAAATCCGGCCAGTGGCGCAAGTCGGGCcccatcgaggaggaggaggaggacccgtTCATCGACGACGACATCCCGGACGACTTCAACCGCGGGAAGCTGGACGGTCTCACCATACTGCAGTGGGTGAGCCTGGTGCTCATCGTCGGGGCACTGGCGTGCAGCCTCGCGATCAGGCCCCTGTCGCGGAAGCGGCTCTGGGAGCTGCACCTATGGAAGTGGGAGCTCCTCGTCTTGGTGCTCATCTGCGGCCGCCTCGTCTCCGGCTGGGCCATCCGGATCGCCGTCTTGTGCGTGGAGCGCAACTTCGTGCTGCGCAAGCGCGTGCTCTACTTCGTCTACGGCGTGCGCGGCGCCGCGCAGAACGCGCTCTGGCTCGGCATGGTGCTCGCCTCGTGGCACTTCCTCTTCGTGGAGCACGTCCGCACGCCGGTGCTGCCCTACGTCACCAAGGTGCTGCTCTGCTTCCTCGCCGCCACGCTCGTCCGGCTCGTGAAGACGCTCCTCCTCAAGGTGCTCGCCTCCTCCTTCCATGTCTCCACCTACTTCGACCGGATCCAGGACGCGCTCTTCAACCAGTACGTCATCGACACGCTCTCCGGCCCGCAGCTCGTCGACGAGGACTACGTGATCGCAGAGGTGCGCGAGCTCCAGCGCGCCGGCGCGGACATCCCGAAAGAGCTGCACCCCGCCTTGCCAACCAAGAACCTGTCGGGGCAAAGCTTAAACGGCACCCGCCGGGTCTCGGGTCTGATCTCCAGGGGAGCCGGAATCAACCCGCTGTCCAAGGAGAAGAAGCGGCGTGAGGCAGAGGAAGGGATCACCATTGACAAGCTCCATAGGCTCAACCAGAGAAACGTCTCGGCGTGGAACATGAAGAGGCTGATGAAGATTGTTCGTTTCGAGACGCTCGCCACAATGGACGAGCAAGTTCAGCAGGCAACAACAGGGGAAGGGGGCGAGTCGGTGACGCAGATTCGTACTGAAGATGAGGCGCAGCTGGCCGCCAAGCAGATCTTTCATAACGTAGCCAAGCCTGGTTCCAA GCACATATACTTGGCAGACTTGATGCGCTTCATGAAGCAGGAGGAAGCCATCAAAGCTATGCATCTTTTTGAAGGGGCACAGGAGCACTGTAGGGTCGGCAAGAAGTCTCTCAAGAACTgggtg GTGAATGCATTTAGAGAGCGCAAAGCTCTTGCCCTAACACTTAATGATACAAAAACAGCAGTTAACAAGCTCAACCAGATGGCCAATGTTGTTGTTGGCCTCATAGTGTCCGCTCTCTGGCTTCTTATTCTCGGCGTAGCGACAACGCATTTCTTTGTCTTCCTCAGTTCACAGCTTCTTGTGGCGGTATTTGTATTCGGGAATACACTGAAGACGATTTTTGAGGCAATTATCTTCTTATTCGTGATGCATCCTTTCGATGTCGGTGACCGCTGTGAAATTGAAGAGGTTCAG GTCGTTGTAGAGGAAATGAATATCATGACAACAGTCTTTCTTCGTTATGATAACCTAAAGATCTATTATCCAAACAGTGTACTGGCCACAAAACCAATTTTCAATTTCTATAGGAGTCCTGATATGGGAGAAGGGGTTGACTTCTCTATTCATGTCGCCACTCCTATGGAAAAACTCACGCTCATGAAGGAAAGAATACTACG TTACATTGACAGTAAGAAGGAACATTGGTACCCTGGTGCGATGGTTGTCCTCCGGGATGTAGATGAGACCAACAAGCTGAAAGTATCCATATGGCTACGACACACGCTTAACTTCCAGGACATGGGTATGAGGTTCGTGAGGAGGGAACTTGTGCTCCAAGAGATGATTAGAGTCTTGAGGGACCTCGACATCGAGTACCGAATGTTGCCGCTCGACGTGAACGTGCGAAACACGCCCCCTCTACAATCCACAAGGATGCCGACGACGTGGAATTATTCATGA